A single region of the Microlunatus panaciterrae genome encodes:
- a CDS encoding SixA phosphatase family protein translates to MSHARTLLLLRHAEAEDTNVGRRDQERPLTVLGQRQASAVGAYLRQQEISVDQALCSPATRARQTWEGLGLAAEVDYDPRLYNAGSDTILAVLQEVPSEVRTALVVGHAPGVPALAHQLADPFDSDAEAFAAIEHRFPTATLVMMAFHGDWAELRVARLEQARLQPS, encoded by the coding sequence ATGAGCCACGCCAGGACGCTGTTGCTGCTCAGGCATGCCGAGGCCGAGGACACGAACGTGGGTCGGCGCGACCAGGAGCGACCACTGACCGTCCTCGGGCAGCGGCAGGCGTCCGCCGTGGGCGCGTATCTGCGTCAGCAGGAGATCAGCGTCGACCAGGCGCTGTGCTCCCCCGCAACTCGAGCCCGGCAGACGTGGGAAGGTCTGGGTCTCGCAGCCGAGGTCGACTACGACCCCCGGCTCTACAACGCTGGGTCGGACACCATCCTCGCCGTTCTGCAGGAGGTGCCGAGTGAGGTGCGGACTGCACTGGTGGTCGGGCACGCTCCGGGGGTCCCCGCCCTGGCCCATCAGTTGGCCGACCCGTTCGACTCCGACGCCGAGGCGTTCGCCGCCATCGAGCACCGATTCCCGACCGCGACACTGGTAATGATGGCCTTTCACGGGGACTGGGCCGAACTGCGGGTGGCCCGGCTCGAGCAGGCTCGGCTGCAGCCCTCCTGA
- the paaA gene encoding 1,2-phenylacetyl-CoA epoxidase subunit PaaA: MYGNDFGEPVDDVSQLSDAEQQRRFDELIAADERIEPRDWMPAGYRKTLIRQIAQHAHSEIIGMQPEANWITRAPSLKRKAILLAKVQDEAGHGLYLYGAAETLGVERAELMDLLHTGRQKYSSIFNYPTLTWADMGAIGWLVDGAAIVNQVPLCRCSYGPYARAMVRICKEESFHQRQGFEILYTLSRGTEAQGEMLQDAVNRWWWPSLMMFGPPDDESPNSAQSMAWGIKRHSNDDLRQRFVDMTVPQAEVLGVTLPDPELKYDDGHWRYGPIDWAEFAAVLKGRGPCNRQRIEHRRKAHEDGAWVREAATAYADKQTARSQRGAA, translated from the coding sequence ATGTACGGCAACGACTTCGGTGAACCGGTCGACGACGTCTCGCAGCTGAGCGACGCCGAGCAGCAACGGCGCTTCGATGAGCTGATCGCCGCAGACGAGCGGATCGAACCCAGGGACTGGATGCCGGCCGGCTACCGGAAGACGTTGATCCGTCAGATCGCGCAGCATGCGCACTCGGAGATCATCGGCATGCAGCCGGAAGCGAACTGGATCACCCGGGCACCCAGCCTGAAGCGCAAGGCGATCCTGCTGGCCAAGGTCCAGGACGAGGCCGGTCACGGGCTCTACCTCTACGGAGCAGCGGAGACGTTGGGGGTTGAGCGCGCCGAGCTGATGGACCTACTGCACACGGGACGACAGAAGTACTCGTCGATCTTCAACTACCCGACACTGACCTGGGCAGACATGGGCGCCATCGGCTGGCTGGTCGACGGGGCCGCGATCGTCAACCAGGTCCCCCTCTGCCGCTGCTCGTACGGTCCGTACGCCCGGGCGATGGTCCGGATCTGCAAGGAGGAGTCGTTCCACCAGCGGCAGGGCTTCGAGATCCTCTACACGCTGTCCCGAGGCACCGAGGCACAAGGGGAGATGCTGCAGGACGCGGTCAACCGGTGGTGGTGGCCGAGCCTGATGATGTTCGGTCCGCCAGACGATGAGTCGCCCAACTCCGCCCAGTCGATGGCCTGGGGGATCAAGCGGCACAGCAATGACGACCTGCGGCAGCGGTTCGTGGACATGACGGTGCCGCAGGCGGAGGTGCTCGGCGTCACGCTGCCCGACCCGGAACTGAAATATGACGACGGCCACTGGCGGTACGGCCCGATCGACTGGGCCGAGTTCGCTGCCGTGCTCAAGGGTCGTGGCCCCTGCAACCGGCAGCGGATCGAGCATCGCCGCAAGGCCCACGAGGACGGCGCCTGGGTCCGTGAAGCGGCCACCGCCTACGCCGACAAGCAGACCGCCCGAAGCCAGCGGGGCGCAGCGTGA
- the paaB gene encoding 1,2-phenylacetyl-CoA epoxidase subunit PaaB: MWEVFIRPRRGLSHTHAGSLHAADAAMALRSARDLFTRRGEGVSIWVVPASQITASSPDEKDSYFDPAADKVYRHPTFYHLPEEVRHL, encoded by the coding sequence CTGTGGGAGGTGTTCATCCGGCCCCGGCGGGGGCTGTCACACACGCATGCCGGTTCGCTGCACGCCGCCGACGCAGCAATGGCGCTGCGGAGTGCCCGCGACCTCTTCACCCGGCGCGGCGAGGGCGTCAGCATCTGGGTGGTTCCAGCGAGCCAGATCACCGCGTCCAGCCCGGACGAGAAGGACTCCTACTTCGACCCGGCCGCAGACAAGGTCTATCGGCACCCGACCTTCTATCACCTGCCGGAGGAGGTGCGGCACCTGTGA
- the paaC gene encoding 1,2-phenylacetyl-CoA epoxidase subunit PaaC → MTSGDAPSPHAVGATTRADLARYVTSLGDDALIHAQRLAEWIASAPELEEDVALGNIALDQLGQARLLLSYAGDVEGAGRNEDDLAFFRDERKFLNLQLVELTNGDFAVTIAKLLLVSSYQLELYRRLSSSTDEMLSAIAAKATKEVAYHRDHATQWTLRLGDGTEFSHQQMQTALERVWPYLEEMFDDSWIPATLLESGVAVPVSELRPAFTQYVTTVIRQATLTSPEVPSIPTGGRRGIHTEAMGFLLAEMQHLARSHPGATW, encoded by the coding sequence GTGACCAGCGGCGACGCCCCTTCTCCGCACGCGGTGGGAGCCACGACCAGAGCCGACCTGGCGCGCTATGTCACGTCGCTCGGCGACGACGCGCTGATCCATGCCCAGCGGCTGGCTGAGTGGATCGCCTCGGCGCCGGAACTCGAAGAGGATGTCGCGCTGGGCAACATCGCCCTGGATCAACTGGGCCAGGCCCGTCTCCTGCTGTCCTACGCCGGCGATGTCGAGGGCGCCGGGCGCAATGAAGATGATCTTGCCTTCTTCCGGGACGAGCGGAAGTTCCTCAATCTGCAGCTAGTGGAGCTGACAAACGGGGACTTCGCCGTGACGATTGCCAAGCTGCTGCTGGTCAGCAGCTACCAGCTCGAGCTCTACCGCCGGCTCTCCTCGAGCACGGACGAGATGCTGTCGGCGATCGCGGCCAAGGCGACCAAGGAGGTGGCCTACCATCGCGACCACGCCACCCAATGGACTCTTCGGCTGGGTGATGGCACCGAGTTTTCGCACCAACAGATGCAGACCGCGTTGGAACGCGTCTGGCCTTATCTGGAAGAGATGTTCGACGACTCCTGGATCCCGGCGACCCTGCTCGAGTCGGGAGTGGCGGTGCCCGTATCCGAACTCCGTCCTGCCTTCACACAGTATGTGACCACGGTGATCCGGCAGGCCACGCTGACGTCTCCGGAGGTCCCCTCGATACCCACCGGCGGACGACGAGGCATCCACACCGAGGCGATGGGCTTCCTGCTGGCTGAGATGCAGCACCTCGCTCGATCCCATCCCGGAGCCACCTGGTGA
- the paaD gene encoding 1,2-phenylacetyl-CoA epoxidase subunit PaaD, with the protein MAHDHQQTATRRAWHVAAQLVDPEIPVISIADLGILRDVQVDGERVTATITPTYSGCPALDAIRADLDQALRAAGFTEVVIKTALSPAWTTDWITAAGREALETFGIAPPAVATPSATTRSGPVTVQLSVHCPQCGSLNTEETSHFGSTSCKALWRCRDCHEPFDYFKAL; encoded by the coding sequence ATGGCCCATGATCATCAACAGACAGCGACCCGACGCGCCTGGCACGTTGCGGCTCAACTGGTCGACCCCGAGATCCCGGTGATCAGCATCGCGGACCTGGGCATCCTGCGCGACGTCCAGGTTGACGGCGAGCGAGTGACCGCGACGATCACGCCGACGTACTCCGGCTGCCCAGCCCTGGATGCGATCCGAGCTGATCTTGATCAGGCTCTCCGGGCAGCCGGCTTTACCGAGGTCGTGATCAAGACGGCCCTCTCGCCGGCCTGGACCACAGACTGGATCACCGCTGCCGGTAGGGAGGCGCTGGAAACGTTCGGCATCGCTCCACCAGCGGTTGCGACGCCGTCCGCGACCACGCGTTCCGGTCCAGTGACCGTGCAGCTCAGCGTCCACTGTCCGCAGTGCGGCTCGCTGAACACCGAAGAGACCTCGCACTTCGGATCCACCTCCTGCAAGGCCTTGTGGCGTTGTCGTGACTGCCATGAGCCCTTCGACTATTTCAAGGCTCTCTGA
- the paaE gene encoding 1,2-phenylacetyl-CoA epoxidase subunit PaaE has product MPTFHDLTVAELTQITADAMTITLQVPDELADEYAFKPGQHLTFRTFFGGVEERRSYSICTTPDSGVLRVGVKLLPGGAFSSFVHDRLRPGDLLSTMTPAGRFGQRKTGTDGGWYVAVVAGSGITPLMSIMPATLAAEPHSQFCLVYGNRTTSSVMFTEEIADLKDRYANRFQVFHVLSQEEHESPLLSGRIDEVKLKILLELNPPELVDDWFLCGPSGLVEQVRTTLADNGVSKRQIHRELFHTGNAPPMQRNPESASLTSEVSARLDGRTTTFAMPASGSLLDAVLAHRPDAPFACKGGVCGTCRVRLVEGEVEMARNFALDPQDLEAGFRLACQSIPVSRRVVVDFDS; this is encoded by the coding sequence ATGCCGACATTCCACGACCTCACGGTGGCCGAGCTCACCCAGATCACTGCGGATGCCATGACGATCACCCTGCAGGTGCCCGATGAGCTCGCCGACGAGTACGCCTTCAAGCCCGGCCAGCATCTGACCTTCCGCACCTTCTTCGGCGGCGTCGAGGAGCGCAGGTCCTACTCGATCTGCACGACTCCCGACAGCGGCGTCCTCAGGGTCGGGGTCAAGCTGCTGCCCGGCGGTGCGTTCTCCTCATTCGTCCATGATCGGCTCCGGCCGGGTGACCTGTTGTCCACCATGACCCCGGCAGGCAGGTTCGGCCAGCGCAAGACCGGCACCGATGGCGGCTGGTACGTCGCCGTGGTCGCCGGCAGTGGCATCACCCCACTGATGTCGATTATGCCAGCCACCTTGGCCGCCGAGCCGCACAGCCAGTTCTGCCTGGTCTACGGCAACAGGACCACGAGCTCGGTGATGTTCACCGAGGAGATCGCCGACCTCAAGGACCGCTACGCCAACCGATTCCAGGTGTTCCACGTCCTGTCTCAGGAGGAGCATGAGTCACCGCTGCTCTCCGGTCGGATTGACGAGGTCAAGCTCAAGATCCTGCTGGAGCTCAACCCGCCCGAACTGGTCGACGACTGGTTCCTGTGCGGCCCGTCAGGTCTGGTCGAACAGGTCCGCACGACCCTGGCAGACAACGGCGTGAGCAAGCGGCAGATCCACAGAGAGCTGTTTCACACCGGCAACGCGCCGCCGATGCAGCGGAACCCGGAGTCGGCATCGCTGACCAGCGAGGTCAGCGCCCGACTCGATGGCCGGACCACGACGTTTGCGATGCCAGCCAGCGGGTCCCTGCTGGACGCCGTGCTGGCACACCGACCGGACGCACCCTTCGCCTGCAAGGGCGGTGTCTGCGGCACCTGCCGAGTCAGGCTGGTCGAGGGAGAGGTGGAGATGGCACGCAACTTCGCCTTAGACCCGCAGGACCTTGAGGCGGGGTTCCGGCTTGCGTGCCAGTCCATCCCGGTCAGCCGCCGCGTCGTCGTCGACTTCGACAGCTAA
- a CDS encoding sugar transferase, whose translation MDALVGMVAVALAAARLPDHSVQANAVAVLVLILAGTLVWPLVVASARGYERRRVGIGGDEMRAVLRAAVSVVVLGAFPAGILERTGLLTLVVTAVPIATVASIGVRYVSRRRLHRRQRDGRDVRSVVVVGSPFAAANLCESLALESTSGMRVIGVCAPAAELARARELGLNVIGDLDHVAAVVREFNCDAVAVTSGDATRHNYLRQLAWSLEGAGVELLVSPGLVEVAGPRMHIRPYVGLPLLHIEQPHFTGWRRIIKRAADLVLTGFGLLLIGPVLGAIALAIKLNDGGPVFFRQTRVGLGGEEFSMLKFRSMAVDAEQRLADLLAQNEGAGPLFKMKNDPRITRVGRLLRRYSLDELPQLFNVLSGSMSLVGPRPPLQSEVAGYANDAKRRLLVTPGVTGLWQVSGRSELSWEESVRLDLRYVENWSLTFDLLILWKTAFAVVRAQGAY comes from the coding sequence ATGGATGCCCTCGTCGGGATGGTGGCAGTGGCTCTGGCTGCGGCCCGGCTCCCCGACCACTCGGTGCAGGCCAATGCTGTGGCGGTGCTGGTGCTCATCCTCGCCGGCACCCTCGTCTGGCCGCTGGTGGTCGCCTCCGCCCGAGGTTATGAACGCCGTCGTGTCGGGATCGGTGGCGACGAGATGCGGGCGGTCCTCCGGGCCGCGGTCAGCGTGGTCGTGCTCGGCGCCTTCCCGGCCGGCATCCTGGAGCGGACCGGACTTCTCACCCTGGTCGTGACGGCCGTGCCCATCGCCACCGTTGCCAGCATCGGCGTGCGTTACGTCTCCCGCCGTAGGCTGCACCGCCGGCAACGCGACGGGCGTGATGTCCGCAGTGTGGTTGTCGTCGGCAGCCCGTTCGCCGCCGCCAACCTGTGCGAGAGCCTGGCTTTGGAGTCCACCAGCGGGATGCGCGTCATCGGGGTCTGCGCCCCGGCCGCGGAGCTGGCCCGGGCCCGCGAACTCGGTCTCAACGTCATCGGCGACCTGGACCACGTGGCCGCGGTGGTGCGCGAATTCAACTGCGATGCCGTCGCGGTCACCAGCGGTGACGCGACCAGGCACAACTACCTGCGTCAGCTGGCCTGGTCGCTGGAGGGGGCCGGCGTCGAGCTGCTGGTCAGCCCCGGCCTGGTCGAGGTGGCCGGCCCGCGGATGCACATTCGCCCGTACGTCGGTCTGCCGCTGCTGCACATCGAGCAACCGCACTTCACCGGCTGGCGGCGCATCATCAAGCGCGCCGCCGACCTGGTCCTGACCGGGTTCGGGTTGCTCCTGATCGGCCCAGTCCTCGGCGCCATCGCGCTGGCGATCAAGCTGAACGACGGAGGTCCGGTGTTCTTCCGGCAGACCCGGGTCGGCCTCGGCGGCGAGGAGTTCAGCATGCTCAAGTTCCGCTCGATGGCTGTCGACGCCGAGCAGCGGCTGGCCGATCTGTTGGCGCAGAACGAGGGCGCCGGCCCGCTGTTCAAGATGAAGAACGACCCGCGGATCACCCGGGTCGGGCGCCTGCTCCGCCGGTACTCCCTGGACGAGCTGCCACAGCTCTTCAATGTGCTGTCCGGCTCGATGTCCCTGGTCGGCCCCAGGCCACCGCTGCAGTCCGAGGTGGCCGGCTATGCCAACGACGCCAAGCGCCGGCTGTTGGTGACTCCCGGAGTGACCGGGCTGTGGCAGGTCAGTGGTCGCTCCGAGCTCAGCTGGGAGGAGTCGGTCCGCCTCGACCTCCGCTATGTGGAGAACTGGTCGCTGACGTTCGACCTGTTGATCTTGTGGAAGACCGCTTTCGCGGTGGTCCGAGCCCAGGGAGCGTACTGA
- a CDS encoding Gfo/Idh/MocA family protein, with protein sequence MTNQRRIAVIGAGYWGPNLVRNFRGSADWDLVAVCDLDEARARKVVGARSTVEVETSVERLLARSDVDAVAIATPARTHAPLALKAFEAGKHVLVEKPLAETAENAAAMVAAARAAGRVLMIDHTYCYTPAVSYIREAIASGELGDVLYIDSSRINLGLIQPDVDVFWDLAPHDLSILDFVLPGGLQPATVSASGADPLGAGKACVGYLTMPLQSGGMAHVSVNWLSPTKIRQMVVGGSRRTLVWDDLNPQQRISLYDRGVNLASQAADARQREVATVSYRMGDMIAPALTEKEALSSMAAEFAAAINEDRAPRTDGDAGLRVLSVLEACTTSLVAHGAPVAPRVPSAQLVGA encoded by the coding sequence ATGACCAACCAGAGAAGGATCGCCGTCATCGGCGCCGGCTATTGGGGGCCCAACCTGGTCCGCAACTTCCGCGGCAGCGCGGACTGGGACCTGGTCGCCGTCTGCGACCTGGACGAGGCGCGGGCCCGCAAGGTGGTCGGGGCACGGTCCACCGTTGAGGTCGAGACCTCCGTCGAGCGACTGCTGGCTCGGTCCGATGTCGACGCGGTCGCGATCGCCACTCCGGCGCGGACACACGCACCGCTGGCACTGAAGGCGTTCGAGGCCGGCAAGCACGTGCTGGTCGAGAAGCCGTTGGCAGAGACGGCCGAGAATGCCGCCGCCATGGTGGCCGCAGCCCGCGCTGCTGGCCGGGTGCTGATGATTGACCACACCTACTGCTACACGCCGGCCGTGAGCTATATCCGCGAAGCCATCGCCAGCGGCGAGCTCGGCGACGTGCTCTACATCGACTCCAGCCGGATCAACCTCGGGTTGATCCAGCCCGACGTCGACGTCTTCTGGGACCTGGCGCCTCACGACCTGTCGATCCTCGACTTCGTTCTGCCCGGTGGGCTGCAGCCGGCCACGGTGTCGGCCAGCGGTGCCGACCCACTCGGGGCCGGCAAGGCATGCGTCGGGTATCTCACCATGCCGCTCCAGTCGGGCGGTATGGCCCACGTCAGCGTCAACTGGTTGTCGCCGACCAAGATCCGCCAGATGGTCGTCGGCGGTAGCCGCCGGACCCTCGTCTGGGACGATCTCAACCCGCAGCAGCGGATCTCCCTCTATGACCGTGGCGTCAACCTCGCGAGCCAGGCGGCCGACGCCCGGCAGCGTGAGGTCGCGACGGTCTCCTATCGGATGGGCGACATGATCGCGCCCGCACTCACCGAGAAGGAGGCACTGTCGTCCATGGCCGCCGAGTTCGCCGCCGCGATCAACGAGGATCGCGCACCGCGAACCGACGGTGACGCCGGCCTGAGAGTGCTCTCGGTGCTGGAGGCATGCACCACCAGCCTGGTCGCGCATGGGGCTCCGGTCGCCCCGCGGGTTCCGTCCGCCCAGCTGGTCGGCGCCTGA
- a CDS encoding NAD-dependent epimerase/dehydratase family protein produces the protein MSELDGATVLVTGGAGTIGSTIVDQLLGAGVSEVRVLDNLVRGRRANLAASEADPRLRLVVGDIRDVDLVHDLTTGADLVFHEAAIRITQCAEEPRLALEVLVDGTFNVIEAAAQHSVAKIIAASSASVYGLAEEFPTTERQHPYDNDTFYGAAKTFNEGMLRSFRAMHGLDYVALRYFNVYGPRMDIHGLYTEVLIRWMERIDAGQRPLIFGDGLQTMDFVFTTDIARANLLAATSDVTEGVYNVACGVETSLKGLAEALLEVMGSEVGIEYGPPRPVNGVTRRLASTAAAHRDLGFTAEVGLSEGLRRLVDWWRAEKAAGTAPQTTEAPRPQLADIARPRVSLHRGASS, from the coding sequence ATGAGCGAGCTCGACGGAGCGACCGTTCTGGTCACCGGTGGCGCTGGCACGATCGGGTCCACGATCGTCGACCAGCTGCTGGGGGCCGGCGTGTCCGAGGTGCGGGTGCTGGACAACCTGGTGCGCGGCCGCCGGGCCAACCTCGCCGCATCAGAAGCGGACCCACGGCTGAGGCTGGTGGTCGGCGACATCCGTGATGTCGACCTGGTGCACGATCTGACGACCGGTGCCGATCTCGTCTTCCACGAGGCGGCGATCAGGATCACCCAATGCGCCGAGGAACCTCGGTTGGCGCTTGAGGTGCTGGTGGACGGGACCTTCAACGTCATCGAGGCGGCCGCGCAGCACAGCGTCGCCAAGATCATCGCCGCGTCCTCGGCCTCGGTCTACGGTCTGGCCGAGGAGTTCCCCACCACCGAACGGCAGCATCCGTACGACAACGACACCTTCTATGGTGCGGCCAAGACGTTCAACGAGGGCATGCTGCGCAGCTTTCGCGCCATGCACGGGTTGGACTATGTGGCGCTGCGGTACTTCAACGTCTACGGGCCGAGGATGGACATCCACGGTCTCTACACCGAGGTATTGATCCGATGGATGGAGCGGATCGATGCCGGTCAGCGACCGCTCATCTTCGGCGACGGGCTGCAGACGATGGACTTCGTGTTCACCACCGACATCGCCCGAGCCAACCTGCTGGCTGCGACCAGTGACGTGACCGAAGGCGTCTACAACGTGGCGTGCGGCGTCGAGACCTCGCTCAAGGGCCTGGCCGAGGCGTTGCTTGAGGTGATGGGGTCGGAGGTCGGCATCGAGTACGGTCCTCCGCGGCCGGTCAACGGGGTGACCCGTCGGCTGGCCAGCACCGCGGCCGCTCATCGCGACCTCGGCTTCACTGCCGAGGTCGGCCTCTCGGAGGGGCTGCGCAGGCTGGTCGACTGGTGGCGGGCCGAGAAAGCCGCCGGCACTGCGCCACAGACCACCGAAGCTCCACGGCCGCAGCTGGCCGACATCGCGCGACCCCGCGTCAGTCTGCACAGGGGGGCGAGCTCATGA
- a CDS encoding DegT/DnrJ/EryC1/StrS family aminotransferase — protein MSRINVMQPYLGMEEIAAVAEVINSGWVAQGPKVAAFEEAFAAAQQASCAVATSSCTTALHLAMIVSGVGPGDEVVVPSFSFIATANAVVYVGARPVFADVDITTGNVTAATIEEVLTERTRAVIVVDQGGVPVDLDPIRTLCDPRGITVVEDAACGAGSTYHNRPVGSGAEISAWSFHPRKIITTGEGGMLTTSRHSWADRARRLREHAMNVSAADRHGNVLAPAESYLEVGYNFRMTDLQAAVGLVQLGRLEEVVHRRRELADTYAKYLGEIDGLRPVADPEWGTCNFQSFWVEVGPDYPLTRDELLAHLASQEISGRRGIMAAHRQPPYLDQPRIPLPVTEHLTDNTLILPLFHQLSEPEQTRVVDALAEPRPRG, from the coding sequence ATGAGCCGCATCAACGTCATGCAGCCCTATCTCGGGATGGAGGAGATCGCGGCCGTAGCTGAGGTGATCAACTCCGGCTGGGTTGCGCAGGGTCCGAAGGTGGCCGCCTTCGAGGAGGCATTCGCCGCCGCCCAGCAGGCCAGCTGTGCCGTGGCCACGTCGTCCTGCACGACGGCCCTGCACCTCGCCATGATCGTCTCCGGCGTAGGGCCGGGTGACGAGGTGGTGGTGCCCTCCTTCTCCTTCATCGCCACCGCGAACGCGGTCGTCTATGTCGGGGCTCGTCCGGTCTTCGCCGATGTCGACATCACCACTGGCAACGTCACGGCGGCAACCATAGAAGAGGTTCTGACCGAGCGCACCCGCGCGGTGATCGTCGTCGACCAGGGTGGAGTCCCAGTCGACCTCGATCCGATCCGCACGCTGTGCGACCCACGAGGCATCACGGTCGTTGAAGATGCCGCCTGCGGTGCAGGTTCGACCTACCACAATCGTCCGGTCGGCTCAGGGGCCGAAATCTCGGCATGGTCTTTCCACCCCCGAAAGATCATTACCACCGGTGAGGGCGGGATGCTCACCACCTCCCGGCATAGCTGGGCCGACCGGGCTCGTCGTTTACGCGAGCATGCGATGAATGTCTCTGCAGCGGACCGGCACGGCAACGTGCTGGCCCCTGCGGAGTCCTATCTGGAGGTTGGCTACAACTTCCGGATGACCGACCTGCAGGCCGCGGTCGGGCTGGTCCAGCTCGGGCGGCTGGAAGAGGTCGTCCACCGGCGGCGTGAGCTCGCCGACACGTACGCCAAGTACCTGGGTGAGATCGACGGGCTCCGGCCGGTCGCCGATCCCGAGTGGGGCACCTGCAACTTCCAGTCCTTCTGGGTCGAGGTCGGCCCCGACTATCCCCTGACCCGAGATGAGCTGCTGGCACATCTGGCGTCGCAGGAGATCTCCGGGCGTCGCGGCATCATGGCGGCACATCGCCAGCCGCCCTACCTCGACCAGCCGAGGATCCCGCTGCCGGTGACTGAGCACCTGACCGACAACACACTGATCTTGCCGCTTTTCCACCAGCTCAGTGAGCCGGAACAGACGCGGGTCGTGGACGCCCTGGCCGAGCCGAGACCGAGGGGCTGA
- a CDS encoding NeuD/PglB/VioB family sugar acetyltransferase yields the protein MKRDLVLIAASGLAREVMSVVRAAGRYHLLGILDDATLAGVSIEGVPVLGPVASAAELEAQLLVCVGRGQSRRAIVERLEELGVTEDRYATILDPTVHLAATCIVGAGSILLAHTAVTADVTVGRHVVVMPNSTITHDDAIDDYATLCAGVSLGGAVSIGSAAYLGMNASVRQNLTVGPESVLGMGAALLSDLPAGETWVGVPAAPHVATSPSAVSATRLLRANPAW from the coding sequence ATGAAGAGGGATCTCGTGCTGATCGCTGCCAGTGGGCTCGCCCGAGAGGTGATGTCTGTGGTGCGGGCGGCAGGGAGATACCACCTGCTGGGGATCCTCGACGATGCCACTCTGGCCGGTGTCTCGATCGAGGGCGTCCCGGTGCTCGGACCGGTCGCATCGGCGGCTGAGCTTGAGGCCCAGCTGCTGGTGTGCGTGGGACGCGGGCAGTCCAGACGCGCGATCGTCGAGCGGCTCGAGGAACTCGGCGTGACCGAGGACCGGTACGCCACCATCCTCGACCCGACGGTGCACCTGGCTGCCACCTGCATCGTCGGCGCCGGCTCCATTCTGCTGGCACACACAGCAGTCACGGCCGACGTCACCGTCGGCCGCCATGTCGTCGTGATGCCGAACTCGACCATCACCCATGACGACGCGATCGACGACTACGCCACCCTGTGCGCGGGCGTCAGCCTCGGTGGTGCGGTCTCCATCGGTTCTGCGGCCTACCTGGGGATGAACGCCTCGGTCCGCCAGAACCTGACGGTCGGCCCGGAGTCCGTCCTCGGCATGGGGGCTGCGCTGCTCAGCGACCTTCCGGCCGGCGAGACGTGGGTCGGCGTCCCGGCAGCGCCCCATGTCGCCACCTCCCCTAGCGCAGTTTCCGCGACCCGACTCTTGAGGGCGAACCCCGCATGGTGA
- a CDS encoding polysaccharide deacetylase family protein encodes MIFRECKVINICFHGIGKPERELQQDEAGYWIEPELYEETLDEVAHRTDVRISFDDGNRSDIEIGLPGLLRRGLTATFFALAGRLGQRGSLSATDLRELRRHGMTIGTHGMDHLPWRGLDDQQTNRELVEARLRLAEAAGTSITEAALPLGRYDRRVLGKLWALGYARVYSSDRIWTRADAWLQPRYSIHNSDSIGTVRSRCLATPSALRSAKVAAVGLYKRTR; translated from the coding sequence ATGATCTTCCGGGAGTGCAAAGTCATCAACATCTGTTTCCATGGCATCGGCAAGCCCGAACGCGAACTGCAGCAGGATGAGGCTGGCTACTGGATCGAGCCAGAGCTTTATGAGGAGACCCTGGATGAGGTCGCGCATCGAACGGATGTGCGGATCAGCTTCGACGACGGAAATCGGTCGGACATCGAAATCGGCCTCCCCGGGCTGCTGCGGCGGGGGCTGACCGCGACTTTCTTCGCCCTGGCCGGGCGACTCGGGCAGCGGGGGAGCCTTTCCGCAACGGATCTGCGTGAGCTGAGGCGGCACGGGATGACGATCGGCACACACGGAATGGATCACCTGCCGTGGCGAGGGCTTGATGATCAACAGACCAATCGTGAGCTTGTGGAGGCACGGCTCAGGCTCGCGGAGGCCGCGGGTACATCCATCACGGAGGCGGCGCTACCTCTCGGCCGCTACGATCGCCGCGTACTCGGCAAACTGTGGGCGCTCGGATACGCCAGGGTCTACAGCAGCGACCGCATCTGGACGAGGGCCGACGCCTGGCTGCAGCCTCGTTACAGCATCCACAACTCTGACTCGATCGGAACAGTCCGCTCGCGGTGTCTAGCGACGCCATCGGCCCTTCGATCAGCCAAAGTTGCTGCTGTGGGGCTCTATAAGCGCACTCGATAG